From Triplophysa dalaica isolate WHDGS20190420 chromosome 16, ASM1584641v1, whole genome shotgun sequence:
caggTGTATTTTGATTTCATCTGTGTCTGATACTGATTTGATGTAGAGAAGAAACTACATCAACTTAAATAATTTAGCAAAcgtgttattttttttcttaagctATTGCTTTTAAAGCCTTTCAGTTTTGTCAGTGCAAGACAGTGAGAGAATGAGTTGAACAATTTCGCAATTATCGAAATTGTCCGTCGGTCTCCTAATCTCTcaatatagaccacttcgcaagaagCAAACACTAGTCcagaattatttttaaaaatgacatgttattttaacattttgatccaacatctgttttatttgatgtattttcttCAAACGTTAATGTTAAACGGtatgttaaaaaactgaataaGCGTTGCTTACGTTTTTCAAAGCggtctatatgtgtgtgtttatatacatgtgtatataaaagcttttataaaataacttttataaaacaacaataatgatAGCAATTAGCCTGGGAGAGCAAGCTATCAAAGCCAATGAACTCTCATTAAAACTAAATGTTTAGCATTTGCACACCCTTGAGAAATAGTCTGGGCAACGGTATAAAGTGCATCAACTTCAAAGCGACGAGTGGAAATTGCAAACTAATTTCTATTAGCGTTCTGGACAATAGCGGACGCTGGGGAAATTGTAAAAGATTCTAATCAAATTTCTCACTTTCATTTGCTCCCAGGTTCAATTTGTATCTAATTGTCGGCTGTTTCTTCAGCCAGAGTTGGACTGAGAAGGCGGCTCTTTTTGGTCACGAATAGCCAAAATCTGATTACAGCGGTGACAGAATGTTCCGAAAATAGTAAAAGTTACTCATTTTCTACTTAATATTTCAACCGTGTCTCATCCTGCTGTGGTGCAGGAGTCTAAAATATTCTGAAGAGATTCTCAGTTGTTGATACTGAGTTCATTCTAAAGGGTTTCTGTAGAAGGTCATCTCATTGATTCATACAGCAGATACTTTACCCGGGCCCCAAAGCTTTGAGAAACCCAGCTTGCACTATGCAAAATGAACTccattgatgcttaaaactctGCTGTTAAGAGACTGATGTCTTTGGGTTATTTATAACTGACACTGGGTTTTGCATATATTTCTTGATTGCGCCAATGTActtaaagtgtgttttttcttAACCCGGTATCATCCTCTGTCACTCATTTACTTGTTCAAATGAAATTTCTCCCACGTGTCTATCCTAACGCTTTACGGGTCATTTCGTATGAATATGTAGATTTATACGAACCATGTGTATTCATTTCACACAATTGTCACTTCCCTTGGGTGCGTGATTCATGTTCCTTTGACTCTACCTGGGTCTCTCTGAAGGCAATCAGAATATCCCAGCTTCATTTTCTATGGGCAAGGCTAGAAACAAATGCATTGAGCATACAGACTTGTTAGCTAAAGCGTGTATTGTCAGCTTTTTGTTAAGGATTCTGCTTTGAAACTGGTCTTAGCATGACCGTAAAAGCCCATGGTAGAGATCATCTGTTGATATGTGCTTGTTGATTCTCGTGTAAACATCCAGTCAGTGTTGACTGTAtaaggagagagagatgttCTGCAGGTGCTTCTTAATATAAATAGGCAATTGACACTGTTTATCATTTCGATGCTTATTATTGTACTTGTAACAGTGTCagacgattaatcgtgattcaTTGAATCTagaattaaagtttgtgtttacataatatatgtctgtgcatattcattttgtttttgtaaacaaatacacatacgtatacgtatttacaaaatatttacacttAACTTAAACTCTATACAtgtgaatatattatttaatatatttaataataatattttatattcttcctaaaatatatgcatgtatgcgtgtgtttttatgaattcaaaATTACTTTACACAtcgcacagacatatattatgtaaacacagacttttattctggatgcgattaatcgtttgacagccctataaGAGTGTAGATTTCCTCTTTTTGTGAGCGTTGATTTGTGTTCTTGCATGTGTTTGTAGTACAGACCAAAAGACAAAGCACAATGCATGCCAACAACCAACAAAAGATAGATGTTACATTATTTTAGCGTGTACAAAAGCTTTGTCAGCAAACTATTTAAATTGCCTTTTGCCATTAGGTGGCTGCATGCGATGTGCCAATAAGCCACAGTTTGTTAGTGCCAGAAGCAATAATGCAAGATTACCCTTAACTTGGAAACGCATATATCGTAACAACATTTGAAATATGTGCCTAGACAGAGTAATCTTCCCAGCTTTTTGTGGAGTAGGAAGCTTATCTCTTAAGGAAGTTGCTTTTTCTTGTTCTagcatgaaaatgtttttgactgAAAGGGCTTCAAAGAGCCTCTTTGTTTCACAAATGTGCTTGACTCATTCAGGCACCATTTCCATGTCTCCCCCATGCTCAGAAATATAGAACACGTTCAGGGTTTAGCTTCACCGTGTAGCCTGATCTGTAatcataaatacagtataagGGCTAGTTTCGCTAGGAAGCCAATTACTTTAAACAGTCAAAGCTGGTTTCTCATGGGGATTACATACAGTatgcatttgttttcattttcctcAGGCTTCGCCGTTGACTAGATTTAGTTCCTTGCTGGGGAAAAGCTTTTTCACACTTCGggtttttaatatacagtatggtgGTCTTCCACTATACTTAAAATGGAAGCTTATCTCTTAGGCTACCATTTCAGCTACTTTGCTCACATGTGAAGTGGAAACCGTTCTGAGAGACTTCAGCGCACTAATTCTGAGAGTTGAAAGTCAGGTGAAACAGTACGTTTTGTGTGCAGCAAAGCAGAATCCACCAGAGGATAGAACTGGGACTCATTGTTTTATTACTGTGCTGCTATGATGTAGCTTTGTATTGGTGAGTTTCTACGctgaatgttaaaaatgtgtttcattgaATGTTAAAATGGCAAATTCCTGTCAAACtgacaattgtttttttttattttatgttttcaagAAAATGAAGAGCAAGCAGTCTTATTAAAGAGTCAGAAAAggtcagagagagaaaaaatgaaAGGATTTCATGAAGGTCAATAAAGGCCTTGCTGTAAGAGTTCTAACAGGAATATGTGCATTGATTTATGTTCACCCAAGCAAATATGGAATGGCACACAGTAATTTCCTCTCCACCAAACAATTTTTGATTGCTTACAGAATCTTGGAGTTATTTACTTTAGAGAGAAAAAACAGCGATCGGTGCATTGCATGTTTCACAGGCTTAAGTTTTGAAGGTGCTGTATGAGGCTGTTTACTGTGTGTGGTTTCAATGTTTGCATAGGTCTTTACTTTATAGGATCGTATCCCCCAGACAGGCTTTCCAAGTAAATATTTTGGCTTTTGAAGGCTTTTGGAGACCTTCTGCCTTTTCTCATAGGATGAAAAAATCTTTTCAAGGTCGGATGCTGGAGCTGGAGCAAACATCTGTTTAAAGTTAAAACAAACTTATTGACTCGAAAGAAATCaggatgtttatgtatttcctTTTTCTGTGAGCTAATGATGACTtgtcataaaacacatttacacaatacaaaaacTCTAATCACAATGCTGATATAAATAACTGTaacattataaatcattactattgAATTCCTCTTATAGAAATGTAATTGTTTCATTCTTTAATCTTGTCTCCTTTTCTTTGGCTGATATACTGCAAACCATTTTTAACGcttgttttatcttttcttttcaGAGCGTAAGTGAATTCGGTCTGGACATCATCGAGACCCCAGAGGGAGACAAATGGCCCCAACTCATAGTCCAGCAGAGCCTAGATCGAGAGTCGAAGGACACctttgtgatgaaaattaaagtAGAGGATGGTGGCACCCCTCCAAAGTCCAGCACTGCCATTCTGCAGGTCACCGTCTCGGATGTGAATGACAATCGCCCGGTATTCAAGGACAGTGAAGTGGAGGTGAATGTTCCCGAGAATGCCCCAATGGGAACATCTGTCACTCACCTTCACGCCTCAGATGCTGATCTAGGATCCAATGCTCAGATTCACTTCTCCTTCAGCAACCAAATCTCCCCTGCCACCAAACGACATTTCGCTATTGACAGCACAACTGGACTGATTACTGTCAAACAGCCTTTGGACAGGGAAGTCAACCCCGTCCACAAGCTTATAGTGCTGGCCAGTGACGGAAGCTCTACCCCTTCAAGGGCTACAGTTATAGTCAATGTAACAGACGTTAATGACAACGTCCCCTCTATAGATACACGTTACATAATGAATCTTGTTAATGGCACTGTGCTGTTGTCTGAAAATGCCCCGCTGAACACAAAAATAGCCCTGATTACTGTGACGGATAGAGATGCTGACCTGAACGGGAAAGTGACCTGCTACACGGATCACGACGTACCTTTCAGGTTAAAGCCGGTCTTCAACGACCAGTTCTTGCTGGAAACTGCCGCGCTCTTAGATTACGAGACCACTCGTGAGTATGCAATAAGGATAGTCGCATCTGATTCTGGAAAACCTCCTTTGAACACTTCGGCGATGGTTCTTATTAAAATCAAGGATGAGAATGATAACACCCCCATTTTCCCACAGCCGGAAATCCAGCTCTCCATTCCGGAAAACAATGACCCTGGAACGCAGCTGATAAAAATCAGTGCCACAGATGCAGACAGCGGTTCGAATGCTCTTATTATTTACAGTCTCGGCCCAGATGCCCCGGATGGGTTTAACGTAGATGCGCGGTCAGGAATCCTTTCTGTTATCAAAAGGCTAGATAGAGAGAAGCATGAGAAGTATTCATTCACAGTTATTGCCAGGGATAACGGTTCTACCCCTCTTCAAAGCAACGTCACAGTAAAGCTTATAGTCCAGGACCAGAATGACAACAGTCCAGCTTTTACCCATCCCGAGTACAACTTCTATGTCCCTGAGAATCTGCCTTTGTACGGGACAGTGGGGTTGATCACAGTGACAGATGCGGACGCTGGTGACAACGCAGTCGTCACCCTCTCAATTATTAACGGGAAGGACAATTTTATCATCGACCCCAAAACCGGGGTgatcaaaccaaacatcacatTCGACAGGGAGCAACAGAGTTCATACACTTTTGTCGTCAAGGCTGTGGATGCGGGCGCAATGCAAACCACCTCATATGCCAAGGTCACCATAAATGTTGTTGATGTAAATGACAATCGTCCGGTGTTCGTCATCCCTTCCTCGAACTACTCCTATGATCTGGTTCCTTCAACCACCAGCCCTGGGTCTGTGGTGACAAGAGTGTTTGCTATTGACAATGACACCGGAATGAATGCCGAGCTGCAGTATAGTATCATTGGAGGCTCGCCGAGAGGATTGTTCGCCATTGACAAAATGACAGGCAACATTACTCTGCAGGAGAAGATAGTAATGGTAGACCAAGGTCTCCATAGACTGGTGGTAAAGGTCAAAGATTTGGGACAGCCGGAGTCTTTATATGCAATTGCTcttgttcatttgtttgtgaatgatACTGTCTCAAATGCTACGTTCATTCAGGAGCAGCTACGCAAGAGCTTGGAGACCCCATTGGACCGTAATGTTGGTGACAACGATGTGATACCTCAAACCAACGGTTATGTAATTGTCGTCATTGCTATCATCGCTGGGACTATGACAGTCATCTTGGTTATTTTTGTCACCGCCCTGGTGCGCTGTCGACAGACGCCAAGGCATAAAGTCGTCCAAAAGAGCAAGCAGAGCGGCGAGTGGGTGTCGCCCAACCAGGAGGGCCgtcaaattaaaaagaaaaagaagaagaagaagaggtcGCCAAAAAGTTTGCTGCTTAATTTCGTCACCATAGAGGAACCCAAGAGTGACGACCCCACCCACGAGCACATCAACGGCACCTTAGACCTCCCCGTCGAACTTGAGGAGCAGACGATGGGAAAGTACAACTGGGCGACCACACCAACTACCTTCAAACCCGACAGCCCCGACTTGGCCAAGCACTACAAGTCGGCGTCTCCTCAGCCAACATTCCAGATCAAACCAGAGACCCCCGTGGCTCCCAAGAAGCACCACGTCATTCAAGAACTCCCGCTGGACAACACGTTCGTGGTGGGCTGCGACTCGCTCTCCAAATGTTCCTCCAGCAGCTCTGACCCCTACAGCGTTTCAGAGTGCAGCTGTCAAGGGGGCTTCAAGGCACCTGGGCAAATCCACACCAGACAGGTAATTCACAACTTTCTTTCTTAAACCACTCGCTGTTCCAGCTCCCATTTGTACTGTCCTTCTGTTAGAAAGATGTGGAATGAAGGGTGGGAGCTGCATGTTGTGTGCGTGTCACACAAAACGTAAAAGTGGGAGGGTGTTTGTTGTGTGCTCGTTTGAGCGTTTCAgttcttttgaaagaaaaatgtcaaataattaATCAACTGGAGGAACGTTGTATATATTAAGAAAACGGTGACAGCGTTGGATAGCTTTGATTACGGAATGTTTTTATCTCCCAGTGAGACCATCAATTCTAAAGGGGGGCTATTAGAAAaacaatttgtgtgtgtgtgtgtgtgtgtgagagagagagagagagaaacaggagTGCTAGCTCGCAGCATTGAGATTACGGCTATGTTTGTTCTTGATTGACATGCCAAAACCAAGCATGCTTGACAGAAAACCAAACAAGATAGGGTTGCATTCCACAGGCGCAACTGAACAGATGCACACTGCCGAAACAATTGTTTCCCACAGAAATGTTTGATAGAACTCATTAGGGCTAAAACTTTCAGCATAGTAGCGAAAGgctgattattttttaaatacgatTCAGAAGTCAGTCCAAAAGAAACATTATAAGTTGTCTCTGAGGAAAATTGCCGGCATTAATGAGAAGAAAGTTCATTTGAATACCAGCATTGTATCCTGTGCTTCCCGAGGATATGTGCCAAATGCAAAATAGCTAATAAATAAAAGCAGGTGAGGGACGCAAATGTAAATTGGGGTGGAGGGAGAGGTGGCCTAGCTGCGGCGACAGGTCTTTCTTTAGTGGAAGACTGAGCCGTGCGATTGTAGGTCGGAGAGATCAAGGTGAAGACAGAGCCGAGGGACCGAGAgatttaaatagaaacatatTTGCTAATAGCTTGAAACGCTATTCATTTTACCTATCAGATGCGTGTTTTTTAATGACCCGGCAGGAGTCGGCGGGGAAAGGACTGAGGTCATACTGTAAGTCTTTCATTGGTGTGATTTCAGTGACAGAACTGTATCTACACGATCTGTTCCTAGTTTCTCAAAATGCCCTTTTTCACTTTCGAAAATGGCCTCAGTCATAGCTGGTCCTTTGTTTTGTGCATCTGTAATATCATGTCATGCACTCAGATCTCTTGTCCTTATTGAGGAAAATCTCCCACTGCATATTCTTTACAAATTACTGTAGATCCACTCAGATACATTGTGCGCATGGTAATTTAAGGTGACACCCACACATAGCTGATGTGCCTTTTCCACCATGAGGCCTTTATTTTACAACGCAGTTAAAAGCGACGCTCTGCCATGGCGCATTATACATAAACCTACTTATAGAACCAGATTATGGAAAGACACGTAATTCAGTTTATGTTTGTAATTTGACTTGCCAAGTTGTCCTTCTGGGTTTCAACGCTTCTGAttctttgttttgaaatatGCAGAAATATTTGAGGAAGCTTTTGAAAT
This genomic window contains:
- the pcdh11 gene encoding protocadherin-11 X-linked isoform X1; translated protein: MDLAIEAHVLVVLLTCLFLMSRAQEKDYTVKEEQPENVRIGNLRKDLNLNLDPNVKLSSALQFKPVYKTGDVPLVKVEASTGEIFTTANRIDREKLCSGVFNEKRCFYEIEVAVLPDEIFRLVKIRFLIEDINDNAPLFQSTVINISIPENTAINSRYPVPSAFDPDIGINGIQHYELVKSVSEFGLDIIETPEGDKWPQLIVQQSLDRESKDTFVMKIKVEDGGTPPKSSTAILQVTVSDVNDNRPVFKDSEVEVNVPENAPMGTSVTHLHASDADLGSNAQIHFSFSNQISPATKRHFAIDSTTGLITVKQPLDREVNPVHKLIVLASDGSSTPSRATVIVNVTDVNDNVPSIDTRYIMNLVNGTVLLSENAPLNTKIALITVTDRDADLNGKVTCYTDHDVPFRLKPVFNDQFLLETAALLDYETTREYAIRIVASDSGKPPLNTSAMVLIKIKDENDNTPIFPQPEIQLSIPENNDPGTQLIKISATDADSGSNALIIYSLGPDAPDGFNVDARSGILSVIKRLDREKHEKYSFTVIARDNGSTPLQSNVTVKLIVQDQNDNSPAFTHPEYNFYVPENLPLYGTVGLITVTDADAGDNAVVTLSIINGKDNFIIDPKTGVIKPNITFDREQQSSYTFVVKAVDAGAMQTTSYAKVTINVVDVNDNRPVFVIPSSNYSYDLVPSTTSPGSVVTRVFAIDNDTGMNAELQYSIIGGSPRGLFAIDKMTGNITLQEKIVMVDQGLHRLVVKVKDLGQPESLYAIALVHLFVNDTVSNATFIQEQLRKSLETPLDRNVGDNDVIPQTNGYVIVVIAIIAGTMTVILVIFVTALVRCRQTPRHKVVQKSKQSGEWVSPNQEGRQIKKKKKKKKRSPKSLLLNFVTIEEPKSDDPTHEHINGTLDLPVELEEQTMGKYNWATTPTTFKPDSPDLAKHYKSASPQPTFQIKPETPVAPKKHHVIQELPLDNTFVVGCDSLSKCSSSSSDPYSVSECSCQGGFKAPGQIHTRQNQSQTPDKTFAVVSASCPHKQTQRRVTFHLPDGSQTESCGDSGLGEQESISGASTTHPLPLGFLQEEYYEQTSPNSRTEGDGNSDPESTIEINLQKALAEASETCTQECLILGHSDSCWMPPALTQFQTSGAATLPSFGFQQSWMRGTKADGRHTLGRSVPKDDLDKGSNRPHFYHTLERHCSKKEDPVKVIPLASFSATSSPQTSMSAGSSVFLSEHQL
- the pcdh11 gene encoding protocadherin-11 X-linked isoform X2 — its product is MDLAIEAHVLVVLLTCLFLMSRAQEKDYTVKEEQPENVRIGNLRKDLNLNLDPNVKLSSALQFKPVYKTGDVPLVKVEASTGEIFTTANRIDREKLCSGVFNEKRCFYEIEVAVLPDEIFRLVKIRFLIEDINDNAPLFQSTVINISIPENTAINSRYPVPSAFDPDIGINGIQHYELVKSVSEFGLDIIETPEGDKWPQLIVQQSLDRESKDTFVMKIKVEDGGTPPKSSTAILQVTVSDVNDNRPVFKDSEVEVNVPENAPMGTSVTHLHASDADLGSNAQIHFSFSNQISPATKRHFAIDSTTGLITVKQPLDREVNPVHKLIVLASDGSSTPSRATVIVNVTDVNDNVPSIDTRYIMNLVNGTVLLSENAPLNTKIALITVTDRDADLNGKVTCYTDHDVPFRLKPVFNDQFLLETAALLDYETTREYAIRIVASDSGKPPLNTSAMVLIKIKDENDNTPIFPQPEIQLSIPENNDPGTQLIKISATDADSGSNALIIYSLGPDAPDGFNVDARSGILSVIKRLDREKHEKYSFTVIARDNGSTPLQSNVTVKLIVQDQNDNSPAFTHPEYNFYVPENLPLYGTVGLITVTDADAGDNAVVTLSIINGKDNFIIDPKTGVIKPNITFDREQQSSYTFVVKAVDAGAMQTTSYAKVTINVVDVNDNRPVFVIPSSNYSYDLVPSTTSPGSVVTRVFAIDNDTGMNAELQYSIIGGSPRGLFAIDKMTGNITLQEKIVMVDQGLHRLVVKVKDLGQPESLYAIALVHLFVNDTVSNATFIQEQLRKSLETPLDRNVGDNDVIPQTNGYVIVVIAIIAGTMTVILVIFVTALVRCRQTPRHKVVQKSKQSGEWVSPNQEGRQIKKKKKKKKRSPKSLLLNFVTIEEPKSDDPTHEHINGTLDLPVELEEQTMGKYNWATTPTTFKPDSPDLAKHYKSASPQPTFQIKPETPVAPKKHHVIQELPLDNTFVVGCDSLSKCSSSSSDPYSVSECSCQGGFKAPGQIHTRQETALNPPLYGTHCGTGTARSHRIKINL